One segment of Cyprinus carpio isolate SPL01 chromosome A17, ASM1834038v1, whole genome shotgun sequence DNA contains the following:
- the LOC109108277 gene encoding leucine-rich repeat and fibronectin type-III domain-containing protein 2-like, protein MAKVLCSLLLLGSTVMITTACPKYCVCQNLSESLGTLCPSKGLLFVPPDIDRRTVELRLGGNYIIKITQQDFTNMTGLVDLTLSRNTISFIQPFSFVDLETLRSLHLDSNRLTELGPDALRGLVNLQHLILNNNQLTHISKEAFGDLLLTLEDLDLSYNNLRGIPWEAIRRMLNLHQLSLDHNLISHIAEGTFTDLEKLARLDLTSNRLQKLPPDPIFARSQSSSIFSTPFAPVLSLSFGGNPLHCNCEILWLRRLEREDDMETCASPPSLKGRYFWYVREEEFVCEPPLITQHTHKLLVLEGQTASLRCKAVGDPMPLIHWVAPDDRLISNSSRATVYENGTLDIMVTTSKDYGTFTCIAANAAGESTASIELSIIQLPHLSNGTNRTSQPKSRLSDITSSTKTSKGETKAQPEQVVSVSEVTAVSALIKWTVSKVAPKVKMYQLQYNCSEDDVLIYRMIPAISKSFLVNNLMPGMQYDLCVLAIWEDTATTLTATNIVGCVQFESRDDYSRCQSMHSQFLGGTMILVIGGVIVATLLVFIVILMVRYKVNSGLQVAKLVTVSNTYSQTNGRPQATERLNNGAPTPQAPKTVVVMRDEVVEFKCGSLQSSISSCSSSSADSLGSVKVQSYNRHVDSNTLPNRWKQSSTKVRPNLDNLLGAFASLDLRVPARDPGGPSSSGTIMMAMRPATDKEPLLGRVDSKLGKLVMLPSENKPKRSHSFDMGDFGASQCLSYPRRINNIWTKRSLSVNGMLLQCDESEGEGDKATFDSSEWVMESTV, encoded by the exons ATGGCAAAAGTGCTCTGCAGCCTCCTTCTCCTGGGAAGCACAGTGATGATCACCACCGCGTGCCCTAAATATTGTGTCTGTCAGAACCTGTCAGAATCCTTGGGCACACTGTGCCCATCCAAAGGTCTGCTGTTTGTGCCCCCTGACATTGACAGAAGAACCGTGGAGTTACGCCTGGGGGGAAACTACATTATCAAAATTACCCAGCAAGACTTCACCAACATGACAGGCCTTGTGGACCTCACACTGTCTCGAAACACCATCAGCTTCATCCAGCCCTTCTCCTTTGTGGATCTTGAAACCCTGCGATCACTGCACCTGGATAGTAACCGGTTGACAGAGTTGGGCCCAGATGCCCTGCGAGGCTTAGTGAACTTGCAACACCTCATCCTGAACAACAACCAACTGACTCATATCTCCAAAGAAGCTTTCGGTGACCTGCTACTCACCTTGGAGGACCTAGACCTCTCCTACAACAACCTGCGAGGCATACCCTGGGAGGCTATTCGCAGAATGCTCAACCTACACCAGCTGAGTCTGGACCACAACCTCATCAGCCACATCGCTGAAGGCACTTTTACAGATCTTGAAAAGCTGGCGAGGCTGGATCTTACATCAAACCGTCTCCAGAAGCTTCCGCCAGATCCTATTTTTGCTCGGTCACAAAGCAGCAGCATTTTTAGTACACCATTTGCCCCGGTCTTGTCTCTCAGCTTTGGTGGAAATCCTCTTCACTGTAACTGTGAGATTCTTTGGTTACGCCGTTTAGAACGGGAGGACGATATGGAAACATGTGCCTCCCCTCCTAGTCTGAAGGGTCGCTACTTCTGGTATGTGCGAGAGGAAGAGTTTGTCTGTGAACCACCGTTAATTACCCAACATACACATAAGCTTTTGGTCCTGGAGGGACAGACAGCCAGTTTACGCTGCAAGGCCGTGGGTGACCCTATGCCTCTCATACATTGGGTTGCTCCAGATGATCGACTAATTAGTAACTCATCCAGGGCTACAGTGTATGAAAATGGTACTTTAGACATCATGGTCACCACCTCTAAGGATTATGGGACATTTACTTGCATTGCTGCAAATGCAGCTGGAGAATCAACAGCCTCAATTGAGCTCTCCATCATCCAGCTCCCCCACCTAAGCAATGGAACTAACCGCACATCTCAGCCCAAGTCCAGGTTATCTGACATCACCAGCTCCACTAAAACCAGTAAAGGGGAGACAAAAGCCCAACCAGAACAGGTAGTGTCGGTGTCAGAGGTCACCGCAGTCTCTGCTCTGATCAAGTGGACAGTAAGCAAAGTGGCACCTAAAGTCAAAATGTACCAGCTCCAATATAACTGTTCAGAGGATGATGTCCTGATTTATAG GATGATTCCGGCGATCAGCAAATCCTTCTTGGTCAACAACCTGATGCCAGGGATGCAGTATGACCTATGCGTGTTGGCCATCTGGGAAGATACCGCCACCACACTCACTGCAACTAACATAGTGGGTTGTGTGCAGTTCGAGTCACGTGATGACTACTCCCGCTGCCAGTCGATGCACAGTCAGTTTTTAGGAGGAACCATGATCTTGGTGATTGGGGGAGTGATCGTAGCCACTTTGTTGGTCTTTATCGTCATCCTCATGGTACGCTATAAAGTGAACAGTGGCTTGCAGGTTGCAAAGTTGGTGACGGTGAGCAACACCTACTCCCAGACCAATGGAAGGCCACAGGCCACGGAGCGACTTAACAACGGGGCTCCTACACCGCAGGCTCCAAAGACTGTAGTGGTGATGCGAGATGAAGTGGTGGAGTTTAAGTGTGGCTCCTTGCAGAGCAGCATCTCATCCTGTTCATCCTCCTCAGCTGACTCCCTTGGAAGTGTGAAAGTTCAATCTTACAACCGACATGTGGATTCTAACACCTTGCCCAACAGGTGGAAGCAGTCGTCAACTAAGGTACGACCAAACCTGGATAACCTACTTGGGGCATTTGCCTCTCTGGACCTGAGGGTTCCCGCAAGAGATCCGGGAGGACCATCTTCCTCAGGGACCATTATGATGGCCATGAGACCGGCCACTGACAAGGAGCCTCTGCTAGGCCGGGTAGATTCCAAGCTTGGGAAGCTTGTAATGCTGCCATCAGAGAACAAGCCCAAGCGCAGCCACTCGTTCGATATGGGTGACTTTGGTGCTTCACAGTGCCTTAGCTACCCACGACGCATCAACAACATTTGGACTAAGAGGAGTCTCTCAGTCAATGGCATGCTCCTGCAGTGTGATGAGAGCGAGGGGGAAGGTGATAAGGCAACATTTGATAGCTCTGAGTGGGTCATGGAGAGTACAGTCTGA